CATTTGATCGTATTTTGGTGACAGCCGGGGGGCCCGAGGTTCCAAAGGCGCTGCTCGATCAGTTGATCCTCGGAGGCATCCTGGTGGGCCCCTTTGGCGCACGGGGATCACAGATCTTGACCCGGGTTCGTGCCCCCTCCGAAGGTCGTTTCACCCGCGAGCTGCTGGGTGAGTGCGATTTTGTGGATCTCATCGGCCAAAACGGTTGGCAAGGCTAACGCGATCACTAGCGCTGCTCTGCCTTGCGTGCCTGGGGCTCGCTGCCCTGGGATGTGCTGGTCCTCAGTCTCCGCCGGGTACTTCCAGGGGCGTCTTCTACACAGTCAGGCCGGGTGACAATCTCTACCGCATCGGGAAGAGATTTGGGGTGCCGGTCAAGGTGTTGGTCCGGGCCAATCGTATTGGCGACGTCACAGAACTAGCTGTCGGTCAACGGCTTTACATTCCCGCGAGGGTGCGAAGCGCCAAGGCAGCCCCAGCGCCCCGGTCGACACGCAGCATCTCTCGTTCCGAGTTGCGGCGCCGGGTCCGAGAAGAGGTCCGGCGCAACTCCAAATTGAGCTTCGCTTGGCCGTTGCCGCGCAGCAAGCTGACTTCGCACTTTGGTCTGCGCAAGGGTCGGCCTCACGAGGGAATCGATCTGGCGTCGAGACAGGGCACTCCAATTCGGGCGGCCGAATCGGGCAAGGTGATCCACGCGGGGAGACTCGGGGCTTACGGGAAGGTGGTGATCCTCAAACACGCGGGCAACTACCGCAGTGTTTACGCCCACGCGCGCCGGTTGCTCGTGCGCAAGGGACAGTTCGTCGAACGATCGCAGAAAATCGCCGAGGTAGGGATGACCGGGCGGACCTCGGGCCCGCATTTGCACTTCGAGATCAGGCGCAAAGATGTCCCGAAGGACCCGATGTTCTATCTACCCTAGATCTTTCGCGATCGATCAAGACTTGATGCTGTTTTCCCAGACCGGGAAGCAGATGGTCGCCATCGATCGCGAGCCGGCGACCTCGTCTGTTGGGTCTGAAGCGGCGTAGAGAGCGTCCGCCGAAACTAATTTTCGCTTGTCCTTCTTGGACGCAGCCTTGGCCAGACCGATCTGGGTGGCAGTGCTCTTGCGCAACTCATCGGGAGTGAAAAGCAAGACGCCGGCTTCGCGTGCGCGGTTCTCGCACAATGAGCGAACCTCGTCGCCGCTCATCCGCTTGACCTCAACCTTTCGGCCGTTCTTGACGGGGCAGAGGAGCGCTCCCGGTTCGTTGCCGCGCAGTTCCAGCCAGTCTTCGAGGGAGATCAGCGTTTCGTTTGGCAGTGACGCCCGGCGACTCTTCTGATTTTTGGCTTTTCCGGTCCGCAGTGTGACCCGCTGTGTCTTTTTGTCGAAGTGGAGATCGTCGATATTCACGGCGAGCACTTCTGCCAGCATCAAGCGGAGGTGGTAGAGGAGATAGAAAACAAGCCGATCGCGCCGGCCTTCAGTGGTCTCGTCGATCTGGCAGGCAGCCAGCAGTGCGCGAAATTCGCCGTGGGACACAATGCGCTCGCCGGTCCGGGGCATATCTTTGTGGGGTGACATCACCCGAGTCCAGTCGTCATCACTCATGTAGCCGAGAT
This genomic interval from Myxococcales bacterium contains the following:
- a CDS encoding peptidoglycan DD-metalloendopeptidase family protein translates to MARLTRSLALLCLACLGLAALGCAGPQSPPGTSRGVFYTVRPGDNLYRIGKRFGVPVKVLVRANRIGDVTELAVGQRLYIPARVRSAKAAPAPRSTRSISRSELRRRVREEVRRNSKLSFAWPLPRSKLTSHFGLRKGRPHEGIDLASRQGTPIRAAESGKVIHAGRLGAYGKVVILKHAGNYRSVYAHARRLLVRKGQFVERSQKIAEVGMTGRTSGPHLHFEIRRKDVPKDPMFYLP
- a CDS encoding tyrosine-type recombinase/integrase, whose amino-acid sequence is MSLEISQLPGGFSLSLAADFSLDKDEIQKGQAAASGFLESLKDEDRKSAQEALETLTLVFSTGACKGVDFPWHQVRAHHGQAAINMLKEDGAPSRLETLRCQLNPHHKFRQDSEKFSTKRIHRFRNTLKRVLRESRDLGYMSDDDWTRVMSPHKDMPRTGERIVSHGEFRALLAACQIDETTEGRRDRLVFYLLYHLRLMLAEVLAVNIDDLHFDKKTQRVTLRTGKAKNQKSRRASLPNETLISLEDWLELRGNEPGALLCPVKNGRKVEVKRMSGDEVRSLCENRAREAGVLLFTPDELRKSTATQIGLAKAASKKDKRKLVSADALYAASDPTDEVAGSRSMATICFPVWENSIKS